The Hyperthermus butylicus DSM 5456 genome includes a region encoding these proteins:
- a CDS encoding nucleotide sugar dehydrogenase, translating to MQPGSWLDELREKLRENRVVVGVVGLGYVGLPLSLLYASKGFRVIGYDIDQGRVEAIRRGRSYINYIPDHEVARVVKEGLLEAYTSPEPLHEADFILVTVPTPLRCNGLPDLSYVRSAARSVGRVLRRGQVVVLESSTYPGTTREVLAPILEEESGLRVVRDFGVAYSPERINPGDTRYKLEDIPKVVGGITPEITDIVAEFYSKAFKYVVKVKDCKTAEATKMLENMFRYINIALVNELAVAFEKMGINVWEVIEAAKTKPFGFMAFYPGPGVGGHCIPVDPFYLRYSAWRHGAVLRLVEVAASINNYMPVHVVNLVEEGLAKLGKRIRGARVAVLGLAYKPDVNDARESPSIRIIEELVERGAVVRVHDPLVESVKTVYGVFQSTVDPLELVGWADAVVIAVNHTAYHSKELVTKLLNPGKELVVVDTRNLLSGARPGPGVVLLRLGAPHS from the coding sequence TTGCAGCCCGGCAGCTGGCTAGACGAGCTTAGGGAGAAGCTACGGGAAAACCGTGTAGTGGTAGGCGTTGTAGGCCTCGGCTACGTGGGGCTCCCGCTCTCCCTCCTCTACGCCTCCAAGGGGTTCCGCGTCATAGGCTACGATATCGACCAGGGAAGGGTTGAGGCAATACGTAGGGGGCGCTCCTACATAAACTACATTCCCGACCACGAGGTAGCCAGGGTCGTCAAGGAGGGCCTACTCGAAGCCTACACGAGCCCGGAGCCGCTCCACGAAGCAGACTTCATACTCGTAACGGTGCCTACACCGCTCCGCTGCAACGGCCTACCAGACTTGAGCTATGTGAGGAGCGCTGCTAGGAGTGTTGGCAGGGTGCTCCGCCGCGGCCAGGTAGTGGTATTGGAGAGTTCCACGTACCCCGGCACGACGAGGGAGGTGCTGGCGCCGATACTTGAGGAGGAGAGCGGCCTACGCGTCGTGAGGGACTTTGGTGTAGCCTACTCCCCGGAGAGGATCAATCCCGGCGATACCAGGTATAAGCTAGAGGATATACCCAAGGTAGTCGGCGGCATCACACCTGAGATAACCGATATAGTGGCAGAGTTCTACTCAAAAGCGTTCAAGTATGTCGTAAAGGTGAAGGATTGTAAGACGGCTGAGGCCACCAAGATGCTCGAGAACATGTTCCGCTACATAAACATAGCACTTGTGAACGAGCTTGCAGTAGCCTTCGAGAAGATGGGGATAAATGTCTGGGAGGTCATAGAGGCAGCGAAGACAAAACCATTCGGCTTCATGGCATTCTACCCCGGGCCCGGTGTTGGCGGCCACTGCATCCCCGTAGACCCATTCTACCTCCGCTACAGCGCCTGGCGCCACGGCGCAGTCCTACGCCTCGTAGAGGTGGCAGCCTCTATCAACAACTACATGCCAGTACATGTTGTCAACCTCGTCGAGGAGGGCCTTGCAAAGCTAGGCAAGAGGATTAGGGGGGCCCGGGTAGCAGTTCTAGGCCTTGCCTACAAGCCCGATGTCAACGACGCCAGGGAATCCCCTTCAATAAGAATCATCGAAGAGCTAGTGGAGCGGGGCGCAGTTGTTAGGGTTCACGACCCCCTGGTAGAGAGTGTTAAGACAGTCTACGGAGTCTTCCAGAGCACTGTGGACCCCCTCGAGCTAGTAGGCTGGGCCGATGCTGTTGTAATAGCTGTCAACCATACAGCCTACCACAGCAAGGAGCTCGTGACAAAGCTGCTCAACCCAGGTAAGGAGCTAGTAGTGGTTGACACGAGGAACCTTCTGAGCGGCGCTAGGCCGGGGCCGGGTGTGGTACTGCTAAGGCTTGGAGCCCCCCACAGCTAG
- the amrB gene encoding AmmeMemoRadiSam system protein B, producing MAQLEVREPQAGIWGFYPLNRGELLRTIEACLLDKRFGPGRLPDRNARPRYTPVGGVVPHAGYSYSGPCAAHLYLELAENAPEVDTVVVMGTNHTGYGGVYTTTTRYKAWATPLGTVETDIEFIELLKKLYPRLEDDYLAHMREHSIEVELPFLQYIYGNNFKLVPIVVKEPSERMAREMAEAVKRAAEELGRRILVIASSDFTHHGYMYDYVLFTENVRENVAKLDMAIIEHILRLDTKGFLETIYRYGATVCGYGAIATLIEYAKLEGARAKLLKYYNSADVTGDEAAVVGYAAILFHL from the coding sequence TTGGCGCAGCTAGAGGTTAGAGAGCCACAGGCAGGCATATGGGGCTTCTACCCCCTCAACCGAGGCGAGCTTCTGAGGACCATTGAGGCATGCCTTCTCGACAAGCGGTTTGGGCCCGGCAGGCTCCCGGATAGAAATGCCAGGCCGCGCTATACACCGGTTGGCGGTGTGGTTCCGCATGCTGGCTACAGCTATTCTGGACCCTGCGCAGCCCACCTCTACCTGGAACTCGCCGAGAACGCCCCAGAGGTGGACACTGTAGTCGTAATGGGAACCAACCATACAGGCTACGGCGGCGTCTACACTACAACCACGAGGTATAAGGCTTGGGCTACACCGCTGGGCACGGTGGAGACCGATATAGAGTTTATAGAGCTGCTTAAGAAGCTCTACCCGCGCCTAGAGGACGACTACCTAGCACACATGAGGGAGCACAGCATCGAGGTTGAGCTACCCTTCCTACAGTACATCTACGGCAACAACTTCAAGCTAGTGCCCATAGTAGTGAAGGAGCCCAGTGAGAGGATGGCCCGGGAAATGGCGGAAGCCGTGAAGAGAGCTGCAGAGGAGCTAGGCCGGAGGATACTCGTAATAGCCTCCTCCGACTTCACCCACCACGGCTACATGTACGACTATGTACTCTTCACCGAGAACGTTAGGGAGAACGTGGCAAAGCTGGACATGGCAATTATAGAGCATATACTGCGGTTGGACACCAAGGGCTTCCTTGAAACCATATACCGGTACGGCGCCACGGTTTGCGGCTACGGAGCCATAGCAACCCTCATAGAGTATGCGAAACTTGAGGGGGCTAGAGCGAAGCTGCTAAAGTACTATAACTCTGCCGACGTAACCGGCGACGAGGCAGCCGTCGTCGGGTATGCTGCAATACTCTTCCACTTATAA
- a CDS encoding glycosyltransferase yields MAVVAVTAARGGHSGRALALAEELVRHGVEVVAVIAEGDEWTRARFQGHRVVEVPLLRTPTDSRLAAALRAPRALMVSLRRLPKGLCALVSLGSNLSIAPAVTAKLRGARLYVVEDIVRFVAPSATARLLAPIADRVVLQWEEQRKLHSQGVVYGPFYPRPRYPPRDGGYVLIATGTLGYPGLVEAAARLPYDHVVVQTGRLVDPEKLPRRPGLTVFRFDPDFHRWLAGARVVVTHLGHTAVEAALTYGKPVVIVYNPMLGRTAGLKPGDAEAFAMKLNAILIEGEPTVEELARAIEEAGKRRPPQYPNGAEKLAEELAGLCQG; encoded by the coding sequence TTGGCTGTTGTCGCGGTGACAGCTGCTAGGGGCGGCCACTCGGGCCGCGCGCTAGCCCTAGCCGAGGAGCTGGTACGGCATGGCGTTGAGGTTGTAGCGGTTATTGCTGAGGGCGACGAGTGGACACGGGCCAGGTTCCAGGGCCACCGTGTTGTCGAGGTGCCTCTGCTACGTACTCCCACAGACTCCCGGCTCGCCGCCGCACTTAGGGCCCCAAGGGCTCTCATGGTTTCGCTCCGCCGGCTCCCCAAGGGGCTCTGTGCCCTCGTGAGCCTAGGCTCGAACCTCAGCATAGCCCCGGCTGTGACTGCAAAGCTGAGGGGTGCACGGCTATACGTTGTGGAGGATATTGTTCGGTTTGTGGCTCCCAGCGCTACCGCCCGGCTACTAGCACCTATCGCTGATCGCGTTGTATTGCAGTGGGAGGAGCAGAGGAAGCTACACTCACAAGGCGTGGTCTACGGCCCCTTCTACCCAAGACCACGCTACCCGCCCCGGGATGGGGGCTACGTGCTCATAGCAACTGGTACTCTCGGCTACCCAGGCCTCGTAGAGGCTGCTGCGAGACTCCCCTACGACCATGTCGTGGTGCAGACTGGTAGGCTTGTAGACCCCGAAAAGCTCCCCCGAAGGCCGGGCCTTACAGTCTTCCGCTTCGACCCTGACTTCCACCGCTGGCTCGCCGGTGCCAGGGTTGTTGTTACGCATCTCGGCCACACGGCTGTTGAGGCGGCTCTCACCTACGGGAAGCCAGTCGTCATAGTCTACAATCCCATGCTTGGGAGGACGGCTGGGCTCAAACCAGGGGACGCCGAGGCATTCGCCATGAAGCTCAACGCGATCCTCATAGAGGGCGAGCCTACGGTGGAAGAGCTAGCCAGGGCCATAGAGGAGGCTGGGAAGCGTAGGCCGCCACAATATCCCAACGGCGCTGAAAAGCTGGCAGAAGAGCTTGCAGGGCTTTGCCAGGGCTAG
- a CDS encoding BMP family lipoprotein — MNKTILVASIVIIIIVAGVAVYFATRPEEEKTVTPTEQTTTTQTTEHHAVEHATESTTMQHAEEMPAEEASQQLPARELGGRNKICVVYDIGGRGDLSFNDMAYLGASKAAKDFGLDLVEVQSTSESDYLPNLRTLARSGKCAVIVAVGFLMTDAVKQVADEHPDQLFAIIDGYIEGKPNVLSVLFKEHEGSALAGALAGMLAHYYGCKAVGVVLGMEIPVLYKFEAGYYWGIRYGEKIYEQHTGQQVEPLKIFFTYTGTFNDPAKGKQATEAQLAQGACIVYNVAGATGLGIFEAVEEAAKREGKDMGPPFAIGVDADQDWIKPGFIIASMMKRVDVGVYTAVKRALDYYNGKVDQYGGVLELGLAEGGVALSKLEDLETFLNMAVEAGTIKPEQKQEIYEKVKAMREQIPDWIWEEAYKLGDTLKTNKDIEVYGLKFSDIEKMIPLDSKEIKEIRDKLKVG, encoded by the coding sequence GTGAACAAAACCATCCTCGTTGCTTCAATTGTAATTATAATTATCGTTGCCGGCGTAGCAGTCTACTTCGCCACAAGGCCCGAAGAAGAGAAGACTGTGACCCCCACCGAGCAGACGACAACCACACAGACAACGGAACACCACGCCGTAGAGCACGCCACAGAGTCTACCACGATGCAGCATGCCGAGGAGATGCCTGCCGAGGAGGCATCCCAGCAGCTGCCTGCTAGAGAGCTCGGTGGCCGCAACAAGATCTGCGTAGTCTACGACATTGGTGGCCGTGGAGACCTAAGCTTCAACGACATGGCATACCTGGGCGCCAGCAAGGCTGCTAAGGACTTTGGCCTCGATCTGGTGGAGGTTCAGAGTACCAGCGAGTCAGACTACCTGCCAAACCTTAGAACGCTAGCTAGGAGCGGCAAGTGTGCCGTAATAGTAGCTGTGGGCTTCCTAATGACCGACGCTGTCAAGCAGGTTGCGGACGAGCATCCAGACCAGCTATTCGCCATAATCGACGGCTACATTGAGGGTAAGCCTAACGTGCTAAGCGTGCTATTCAAGGAGCACGAGGGTAGCGCGCTCGCCGGAGCCCTGGCAGGCATGCTAGCCCACTACTATGGCTGCAAGGCCGTAGGCGTAGTGCTAGGCATGGAGATCCCTGTGCTGTACAAGTTCGAGGCAGGTTACTACTGGGGTATAAGGTACGGCGAGAAGATCTATGAGCAGCACACCGGCCAGCAGGTCGAGCCACTAAAGATATTCTTCACATACACCGGCACCTTCAACGACCCAGCTAAGGGCAAGCAGGCCACTGAGGCCCAGCTGGCACAGGGCGCCTGCATAGTCTACAACGTTGCTGGCGCGACCGGCCTAGGCATATTCGAGGCCGTAGAGGAGGCTGCCAAGAGAGAGGGCAAGGACATGGGCCCACCATTCGCCATCGGCGTCGACGCGGACCAGGACTGGATCAAGCCCGGATTCATAATCGCTAGCATGATGAAGCGCGTCGATGTCGGCGTCTACACTGCTGTAAAGAGGGCGCTAGACTACTACAACGGCAAGGTGGACCAATACGGTGGAGTCCTAGAGCTAGGCCTAGCCGAGGGTGGCGTTGCACTCAGCAAGCTCGAGGACCTCGAGACATTCCTAAACATGGCGGTCGAAGCCGGCACAATAAAGCCCGAACAGAAGCAGGAGATCTACGAGAAGGTTAAGGCGATGAGGGAGCAGATACCAGACTGGATATGGGAGGAGGCCTACAAGCTCGGCGATACACTGAAGACCAACAAGGATATTGAGGTATATGGACTCAAGTTCAGCGATATCGAGAAGATGATACCACTCGACAGCAAGGAGATAAAGGAGATTAGAGACAAGCTAAAGGTAGGCTAG
- a CDS encoding ABC transporter ATP-binding protein gives MRDIVKIYPDGTVALRGVSIDVYPGEILGLLGENGAGKTTLMKILAGFLKPTRGEIYLRGRRVVFHSAADALRNGIGMVHQHLALVPVFTAYENIVLGLGGQELSNAREHIEKLMEETGLRVRLDVPVEQLSFGERQRIEILRMLYRRVDVLILDEPTTNLTPIETRILFQALKRLRDSGKSVVFITHKLREVLEIADRIVVMRRGRVVGEVPREKAEPKMLARMMVGREVFLRIEKPPSKLGDVVLRVEDLWVRGDTGSWAVKGVSFEVRAGEIFGIAGVEGNGQSELVQALTGLRRVEKGRIILLGRDVTNMEPSELYKLGLAHIPEDRQAMGLILDMSVAENSVLGMHRWPRFTRRLGVISWKAVTEHAKKIIEEYDVVAPGFRSPVRYLSGGNQQKLLVGRELSKQPKLVIAAQPTRGLDVAATEYIRRLLVKLRSMGHAVLLVSADTDEVLQLSDRVAVMYAGRFTAIARPEELTEEKLGLLMGGMEVVKAGQ, from the coding sequence ATGAGGGACATAGTGAAAATATATCCGGATGGCACGGTTGCCCTTCGAGGCGTCAGTATAGACGTTTACCCCGGCGAGATCCTTGGACTCCTAGGCGAGAATGGTGCCGGGAAAACAACGCTCATGAAGATTCTGGCAGGCTTTCTCAAGCCAACCCGTGGCGAGATATACCTCCGTGGACGCCGCGTGGTTTTCCACTCTGCAGCCGATGCTCTACGCAACGGTATAGGCATGGTGCACCAACACCTCGCCCTCGTACCCGTATTCACGGCCTACGAGAACATAGTGCTAGGGCTTGGGGGCCAGGAGCTGAGCAACGCGCGCGAGCACATCGAGAAACTTATGGAGGAGACTGGGCTCCGCGTCCGGCTCGACGTTCCCGTCGAGCAGCTATCCTTCGGCGAGAGGCAGAGGATAGAGATACTCAGGATGCTCTACCGCCGCGTGGACGTGCTGATACTCGACGAGCCAACGACAAACCTTACACCAATCGAGACTAGGATCCTCTTCCAGGCCCTGAAGAGGCTCCGCGACTCGGGGAAATCGGTCGTATTCATTACGCATAAACTGAGGGAGGTTCTCGAAATAGCTGACCGCATAGTCGTCATGAGGAGGGGACGTGTCGTCGGGGAGGTTCCGAGGGAGAAGGCTGAGCCAAAGATGCTTGCAAGGATGATGGTTGGCCGCGAGGTCTTCCTGCGAATCGAGAAGCCTCCATCGAAGCTGGGGGATGTTGTGTTACGTGTCGAGGATCTATGGGTTAGGGGTGATACCGGCTCCTGGGCCGTGAAGGGTGTAAGCTTTGAGGTACGGGCTGGGGAGATATTCGGCATAGCTGGCGTTGAGGGCAACGGCCAGTCAGAGCTTGTACAGGCACTCACCGGGCTCCGGAGAGTCGAAAAGGGCAGGATAATACTCCTGGGTAGAGATGTAACCAACATGGAGCCATCGGAGCTCTACAAGCTCGGCCTGGCCCACATACCCGAGGACAGGCAAGCTATGGGGCTAATACTCGACATGTCAGTGGCTGAGAACAGTGTTCTAGGCATGCATCGATGGCCCAGGTTTACCCGGAGACTAGGCGTTATAAGCTGGAAAGCAGTGACAGAGCACGCCAAGAAGATTATAGAGGAGTATGATGTTGTCGCGCCTGGTTTCCGGAGTCCAGTACGCTACCTTAGCGGCGGCAACCAGCAGAAGCTACTGGTCGGCCGCGAGCTATCTAAGCAGCCGAAACTTGTTATCGCTGCGCAGCCCACGCGGGGCCTGGATGTCGCAGCTACAGAGTATATCCGGAGGCTGCTGGTGAAGCTGCGCAGCATGGGCCATGCAGTGCTTCTAGTGTCAGCCGACACTGACGAGGTGCTACAGCTTAGCGACCGCGTAGCAGTAATGTACGCTGGAAGGTTTACAGCGATAGCTCGGCCCGAGGAGCTTACCGAGGAGAAGCTTGGCCTTCTAATGGGCGGTATGGAGGTGGTGAAGGCTGGCCAGTGA